In Eretmochelys imbricata isolate rEreImb1 chromosome 4, rEreImb1.hap1, whole genome shotgun sequence, a single window of DNA contains:
- the MRPS18C gene encoding small ribosomal subunit protein bS18m isoform X2, whose amino-acid sequence MAATLVVSSRGWGRLQQILAAGQGASASCSVLWRRGYSSQQEQVSHNEDLPIQMENPYKDPPKRCVLCGINVDYKNVQLLSQFVSPYTGRIYGRHITGFMPVVYKDPTFLNDPKICDIRHPE is encoded by the exons ATGGCGGCCACCCTAGTGGTTTcatcccggggctgggggaggctccAGCAGATCCTGGCAGCTGGTCAAGGAGCCAGCGCCTCCTGCTCTG TGTTGTGGAGAAGGGGATATAGTTCACAGCAGGAACAGGTGTCCCACAATGAGGATCTG CCAATTCAAATGGAAAATCCCTATAAGGATCCTCCTAAAAGATGTGTCTTGTGTGGAATAAATGTAGACTACAAGAATGTACAG CTTCTATCCCAGTTTGTTTCTCCATATACTGGTCGCATTTATGGCAGACATATAACAG GATTTATGCCAGTTGTGTACAAGGATCCAACATTTCTTAATGACCCAAAAATTTGTGATATCAGGCATCCGGAGTAA
- the MRPS18C gene encoding small ribosomal subunit protein bS18m isoform X1, which produces MAATLVVSSRGWGRLQQILAAGQGASASCSVLWRRGYSSQQEQVSHNEDLPIQMENPYKDPPKRCVLCGINVDYKNVQLLSQFVSPYTGRIYGRHITGLCGKKQKEISKAIKRAHVIGFMPVVYKDPTFLNDPKICDIRHPE; this is translated from the exons ATGGCGGCCACCCTAGTGGTTTcatcccggggctgggggaggctccAGCAGATCCTGGCAGCTGGTCAAGGAGCCAGCGCCTCCTGCTCTG TGTTGTGGAGAAGGGGATATAGTTCACAGCAGGAACAGGTGTCCCACAATGAGGATCTG CCAATTCAAATGGAAAATCCCTATAAGGATCCTCCTAAAAGATGTGTCTTGTGTGGAATAAATGTAGACTACAAGAATGTACAG CTTCTATCCCAGTTTGTTTCTCCATATACTGGTCGCATTTATGGCAGACATATAACAG GCTTGTGTGGGAAGAAACAGAAAGAGATTTCAAAAGCCATTAAAAGAGCTCATGTAATTG GATTTATGCCAGTTGTGTACAAGGATCCAACATTTCTTAATGACCCAAAAATTTGTGATATCAGGCATCCGGAGTAA